CCAGGAAAAGTTCGAGTCTTATTTGCAAAGCGGCGTGATTGAAGTGGCCCCACTGGCCTTTATGCGCGGACGCACGCTGAACGACGCCTTCGTGATTCTGGACGAGGCCCAGAACACCACCGGCGAACAGATGAAGATGTTCTTGACCCGCATGGGCTTCAGCAGCAAAGTGGTCGTGACCGGGGACGTGACCCAGATTGACCTGCCGCGTCACGTGACCAGTGGTCTGGCGGTCGCCAAGCGCGTGCTGACTCCCATTGAGGGCATCGGCTGGCACGAGTTCACGGATGTGGATGTGGTCCGTCACCCACTGGTCGGTCAGATCATCAAGGCCTATCAGGCTGCTGAAGACGCCGAGGACGACCGCCGCGCTGCCCGCCGGGGTGACCTGGCTCAGGTACAGGAAGAGGAGCTGGACCAACCGCTGTCGGAAGGTTGAATCAACCCGTCAAAGCAAGGCCACTCCGATTGGAGGTGGCCTTTTTCAGTCACGGCAGCGAAAAGGCCTGAAGGCACTTGGCCATCAGACCCTTAGGCAAACTAAAACTTATTTGGCGTCAGCGTAGCGCTTGGCGACTTCGTCCCAGTTGACGACGTTCCAGAAGGCCTTGAGGTAATCAGGACGCTTGTTCTGGTAGTTCAGGTAGTAAGCGTGCTCCCACACGTCCACACCCAGAATCGGGGTGCCGCTGGTGCCCGCGACGGCCTCGCCCATCAGGGGGTTGTCCTGGTTGGCCGTGCTTACTACGTCCAGCTGGCCGTCCTTGACGACCAGCCAGGCCCAACCACTGCCAAAGCGGGTTTTGGCGGCTTCTTCGAACTTCTCCTTGAAGGCGTCGAAGGAGCCGAAGGCGCTTTCAATGGCCTGCATCAGTTCACCGCTCGGCTGACCGCCCTGGCCGCTGCCCATCACCTGCCAGAACAAGCTGTGGTTGGCGTGGCCGCCGGCATTGTTACGCACAGCGCCCTTTTTTTCGGCGGGGACAGCCTCCAAGTTCCTAATGACTTCCAACACATCCTTGTCGGCCAGGTCGGTGCCTTCCAGTGCCTTGTTGGCGTTGTCCACGTAGGCCTGGTGGTGCTTGGTGTGATGGATTTCCATGGTGCGGGCATCAATATGCGGTTCCAGAGCGTCATAAGCGTAGGGCAGCTGAGGAAGTTCAAAAGCCATAAATTCATCTCCTTTTTGGCAGAAGGGATTGGTTTCCAAAAGATTGTTCTGCCTGATGATTGGCCTCAGTCTAGCGGGTCAACCCACCTGCTGGCCAGGAAGGTCTAGAGAGCCTTAATTTATTAGTCTGAGCGAAAAAGCGGGCGGTGCGCTATGGTATGAGACGTGACCACCGAAGCTGGACCCCAGGGCGGCCGAACTGCCATTCGCCTTTTACAGGGCTATCTCTGGCATCCCCGTGACCTGGACCTTGATCTGGACGCTTATTTGCCCCGCGAACTGGACGAGGCCAATGTACTGTGGGACGAGATAGACCCCCCTTTCGCCTTTTTCGACAACGGCGAGCCTTCTGCCGGGCAATTGTTTTACCAGTTCACGGTCCTGCGCGTGTACGACGAGCGCCCCTCTGCCGAGGAGTTGCATGACGACGCGCAGGCGGCCAGTCAGGCGCTGGAGCCACTGTTGCAGGCCACCCCACAGGGTCTAGGCTGGCAGCTGATGGAAGACCTGCGCGAACTGTAGAGACGCGCCGCCCGCATGACGCAGCTACCGTTACCCCTCCCCTGGCTGGATCTACTGACCGAAGGCGACGCCCACCCGCGTCGTTTCTGGGCAGAGCAGGATCTGACCGATCATCTGCGCCGGGCCGAGCGTCTCGCGCCTGAGGCCACTGCGCAGTTGCTGGCAGAAGGACAGACTGGGCCACCTCTGGCGCGGCGTAGCTATCGCCTGAGAGGAACGGTCCGGAGTTCATCCAGCGATTGAACTGGATTCGGCACCTACCACAGAGCATCTCACCTTGCTGAGGCCACCTCCCGACAACTGGTGGGACGAGTTTCATACTCGACTGGGCGCTGTTGTGTTTCACCGCAGCCTCGGTACCGGAGTAAACGGTTCTCAACGCGAGCGACTTAGCCTAAGTGGCCCTAGCCCAGAGGTGGGCGCCTTGCGTGACTGGGTGCTCCGCTCATGCATGGCCAGAGACATCGGGGTGGTGACGGTTTAAGCATCCGTACTTTTTGCCTCCGACTCTCTGCGCTACCCTGGAACCGTGTCAGACCTCAGTCTCAGACCCCGCCGCCTGCGCCGCACTCCCGCGATTCGCCGGATGGTTCAGGAAATCCAACTTTCACCCGCCGATCTGATTCATCCCATCTTCGTGCATGAGGGCAGGGACGTCACTGAAATTCGGACCATGCCGGGCGTGCAACGTCATACCTTTGAGAGCGCCGTAGAGCAGGCGCAGCAAGCGCAGGCGCTGGGGATTCCGGCGGTCATTCTGTTTGGCATCCCTGACCATAAGGACGCTGGGGGTTCGCAGGCCTATGCCCAGGAGGGCGTGATTCAGCAAGCAACCCGCGCCATCAAGGCCACCGCGCCCGACCTGGCCGTCATCGCCGATACCTGCCTGTGTGAGTACACGGACCACGGTCACTGCGGCCATCTGGTTCAGGACGCGGGACAGTGGACGGTAGACAACGACAGTTCCCTGGAGCTGCTGGCCCGTACTGCGGTATCGCAGGCAGATGCCGGGGCCGATCTCATTGCGCCCAGCGCCATGATGGACGGACAAATCACCGCCATTCGCCGGGCACTGGACGCGGCAGGCCACGCCCAAGTCCCAGTCATGAGCTACGCCGTCAAATACGCCAGTGCCTACTACGGCCCCTTCCGCGAGGCGGCGGGCAGTGCGCCCAGCGTAGGGGACCGCGCCACTTATCAGATGAACCCGGCGGGAGGCTACCGCGAGGCGCTGCACGAGGCGGCCCTGGACGCCGAGCAGGGCGCGGACTTCCTGATGGTCAAGCCCGCCCTGGCTTACCTTGACGTGCTGCGGCAACTGCGCGATCACTTTGACCTGCCGCTGGTGGCCTACAACGTGAGCGGTGAATACTCGCTGGTCAAGGCCGCCGCGCAGGCTGGGTATATGGATGAACGCCGCACCGTCTTGGAAACACTGGGCGCGATGAAACGGGCCGGGGCCGATACCATCCTGACTTATCACGCGTTAGATGCCGCCCGTTGGATGAAGGAGGGCTGAAATGAGTGATCCTATCCGGGTAGATTGGGTGGTCACAGCGCTGTGGCCGGGACGGTTGGGGCTGACCTTCGCACCCGGCAAGAAAGGCCCCAGTCAGGTGCAACCCGGCGTCCAGCATGACCGCGACCTCGCTGAAGACTTCCGTGCCCTGCGCCGTCAGGGCATGACCCGACTGGTTTCGCTGCTGGAGCCGCACGAATACGAGCTGCTGGGCCTTACCGATTACGCCGAGCAGGCAAAGGCACAGGACATTGAAATTATCTCTTACCCCGTGCGCGATGTCTCAGTACCGGAGGACCTGGCTTCCTTTCACAAAATGGTTGACCGGGTCCTGTCGGAACTGCTGGACGGTGAGCGGGTGGTGATTCACTGCCGGGGGGGCCGGGGCCGGGCTGGGACCCTCGCTGCCTGCCTCCTGGTTCAGATGGGCATGGAGGCCGACGCAGCCATTGAGCGCGTCCGCCAGGCCCGGGAAGCCGCTGTAGAAACCCGCCAGCAATACGCCTTTATTGAGCGTTTTGGAGAGCCAGATGCTCCTATGCAAGGAGGCCAATCATGATTACTGTTACCAACCGCATTTTTGTCAGCCCCGAGTACCATGACCAGTTTGAGGCCCGCTTTCGTGACCGCGCTGGATTGGTGGACGGTATGGACGGCTTTATCGCCAATCAGGTCCTGCGCCCCACCGCCGAGGGTGACCCTTTCATTGTGCTGACCTTCTGGCGGGACCGAGCAGCGTTCGAAGCCTGGACACAGTCGGATGCCTTCCGGCAGGGGCATGCCCGCTCAGGCAGTCTGCCCCAGGAGGCTTTCAGTGGCCCCAACAAGTTGGAGGTGCACGAGGTGGTGCAAGTCAGCGGCAAGGTGGAGTAGCCGCCCGCAGACAACAATGCGCCTAAATCAAAACCACCACGGAACGCTCCGTGGTGGTTTTTACTCCGCTTACAGGAGTAATACTGTGCTTTAGGCCTGTGAGTACATCACCGAGCGCTTGACTTGCTCAATCAGTTCAGTGATCGGGATTTCACGGGGGCAAGCCTCAGTGCAGTTGTAGGCGGTGCGGCAGCGCCAGACGCCCGTGTTCTGGTTCATCAGGCCCAGACGCTGCTGGGTGGCCTCGTCGCGGCTGTCGAAGATAAAGCGGTGGGCCTGCACAATGGAGGCTGGGCCTAGGTAGCTCCCATTGGCCCAGAAGATCGGGCAGGAGGTGGTGCAGCACGCGCACAGGATGCAGTTGCTGGAGTGCGCCATCAGTTCGGCGTGCTCAGGCGACTGCAGACGCTCGCGGGCGGGAGCAGGCGATTCGTTGATGAAGTAAGGCATGATCGCCTTATAGGAGTCGAAGAACGGCTCCATATCCACCACCAGGTCTTTTTCGACCTTCAGGCCCCGGATCGGCTCAACGGTGAGCGTGCCGCCATCTTTGACGACATCGCGTACCAGGCTTTTGCAGGCCAGGCGGTTGCGGCCATTGATCAGCATGGCGTCGCTGCCGCAGATGCCGTGCCCGCACGACCGGCGGAAGTTCAGCGTGTTATCCACAAACCATTTGACATGGTGCAACACATCCAGCACGCGGTCGGTCGGAGCCACTTCCACGGGGTAGCTTTCCCAGTGCTGCTTTTTGTCCTTTTCAGGGTCGAAACGTAGGATCTTGACCGTAATGTTCATTTATCACTCCCTGACGAGATGACGAGAAATCAGTAAACGCGGGCCTTGGGCTCGAAGGAGCGAGTATAGCCCTTGAGCGCCACCGGCTTGTAGCCGATCAGCACATTGCCATCATTGTTCATATCCTTGTAGGCCATGGTGTGCTTGAGCCAGTTCTTGTCGTCGCGGGTCGTGTAGTCCTCGCGCTCGTGGGCACCGCGCGACTCGGTGCGGTTCACCGCACTGGCGGTCATCGCCTCGGCACAGTCCAGCAAGAAACCCAGCTCCACAGCATCAATCAAGTCACCGTTGAATTTGGCGCTCACATCGGCTACGCCGACATTTTGGTAGCGCGCTTTCAGCTCCTTGAGGATTTCGACCTGTTTTTCCATGTCGGGACCGTTGCGGAAGATACCCACATTGTTCATCATGGTTTCCTGCAACTCTTTGCGGATGGCGGCCGCATTTTCCTTGCCGCTGCTGTTCTTCAGACCTGCAATCAGCTCACGGGTTTCGGCTTCGGGGTCTTCGCCCAGGCGTCCATAATCCGCGTCACGGGCATATTTGGCGGCCGAGATACCAGCGCGGCGACCAAAGACCACCAGGTCGCCCAGGCTGTTGGTGCCCAGGCGGTTGGCGCCGTGGAGGCTGACGCAGGCTTGCTCGCCAGCGGCGTAGAGGCCCTCAACCTTGCCGCCTGCGCCGTCGGTGAGGCACTGGCCGTCAATGTCGGTGGGAATGCCGCCCATCGCGTAGTGGGCCGTGGGCTGCACCAGCACCATTTCCTTGAGGGGGTCCAGGCCCAGGTAGGTGCGGGCCAGGTCAGTAATCTCGGCCAGCTTGCCTTCCACCGTTTCACGCGGCAGGTGAGTCAGGTCAATGTAGATCGCGTCCTTATCGAGGCCTACGCCACGTCCTTCACGGATCTCGGTGATCATGCTGCGGGCCACAATGTCACGCGGTGCCAGGTCCCTGATGGTCGGCGCGTAACGCTCCATGAAGCGCTCATGGCTGTCGTTCCGCAGAATGCCGCCTTCACCGCGAATACCTTCAGTGACCAGGATGCCCAGTTTGCTCAGGCCGGTGGGGTGGAACTGGTAGAACTCCATGTCTTCCAGTGGCAGACCCTTGCGGTAGTAGATGCTCATCAGGTCGCCGGTCAGGGTGTAGGCGTTAGAGGTGATTTTAAAGACGCGGCCATAACCACCCGCTGCCAGAATCACGGCTT
The sequence above is a segment of the Deinococcus radiophilus genome. Coding sequences within it:
- a CDS encoding succinate dehydrogenase iron-sulfur subunit — encoded protein: MNITVKILRFDPEKDKKQHWESYPVEVAPTDRVLDVLHHVKWFVDNTLNFRRSCGHGICGSDAMLINGRNRLACKSLVRDVVKDGGTLTVEPIRGLKVEKDLVVDMEPFFDSYKAIMPYFINESPAPARERLQSPEHAELMAHSSNCILCACCTTSCPIFWANGSYLGPASIVQAHRFIFDSRDEATQQRLGLMNQNTGVWRCRTAYNCTEACPREIPITELIEQVKRSVMYSQA
- the sdhA gene encoding succinate dehydrogenase flavoprotein subunit, which translates into the protein MQHRYDVVVVGAGGAGLMAALYAAKGNVSVACVSKLYPTRSHTGAAQGGIGASLGNVGEDHWEWHMFDTIKGGDYLTDQDAAEVFSKDIVDAVIELEHMGLPFSREADGTIAQRKFGGHTREFGKAAVERACYAKDRTGHMILQTLYQQNVKNGTTFYNEFHVFDLLIEDGRCKGVVAYELATGEIHTFHAKAVILAAGGYGRVFKITSNAYTLTGDLMSIYYRKGLPLEDMEFYQFHPTGLSKLGILVTEGIRGEGGILRNDSHERFMERYAPTIRDLAPRDIVARSMITEIREGRGVGLDKDAIYIDLTHLPRETVEGKLAEITDLARTYLGLDPLKEMVLVQPTAHYAMGGIPTDIDGQCLTDGAGGKVEGLYAAGEQACVSLHGANRLGTNSLGDLVVFGRRAGISAAKYARDADYGRLGEDPEAETRELIAGLKNSSGKENAAAIRKELQETMMNNVGIFRNGPDMEKQVEILKELKARYQNVGVADVSAKFNGDLIDAVELGFLLDCAEAMTASAVNRTESRGAHEREDYTTRDDKNWLKHTMAYKDMNNDGNVLIGYKPVALKGYTRSFEPKARVY
- the hemB gene encoding porphobilinogen synthase encodes the protein MSDLSLRPRRLRRTPAIRRMVQEIQLSPADLIHPIFVHEGRDVTEIRTMPGVQRHTFESAVEQAQQAQALGIPAVILFGIPDHKDAGGSQAYAQEGVIQQATRAIKATAPDLAVIADTCLCEYTDHGHCGHLVQDAGQWTVDNDSSLELLARTAVSQADAGADLIAPSAMMDGQITAIRRALDAAGHAQVPVMSYAVKYASAYYGPFREAAGSAPSVGDRATYQMNPAGGYREALHEAALDAEQGADFLMVKPALAYLDVLRQLRDHFDLPLVAYNVSGEYSLVKAAAQAGYMDERRTVLETLGAMKRAGADTILTYHALDAARWMKEG
- a CDS encoding cyclin-dependent kinase inhibitor 3 family protein; the protein is MSDPIRVDWVVTALWPGRLGLTFAPGKKGPSQVQPGVQHDRDLAEDFRALRRQGMTRLVSLLEPHEYELLGLTDYAEQAKAQDIEIISYPVRDVSVPEDLASFHKMVDRVLSELLDGERVVIHCRGGRGRAGTLAACLLVQMGMEADAAIERVRQAREAAVETRQQYAFIERFGEPDAPMQGGQS
- the sodA gene encoding superoxide dismutase [Mn], with the translated sequence MAFELPQLPYAYDALEPHIDARTMEIHHTKHHQAYVDNANKALEGTDLADKDVLEVIRNLEAVPAEKKGAVRNNAGGHANHSLFWQVMGSGQGGQPSGELMQAIESAFGSFDAFKEKFEEAAKTRFGSGWAWLVVKDGQLDVVSTANQDNPLMGEAVAGTSGTPILGVDVWEHAYYLNYQNKRPDYLKAFWNVVNWDEVAKRYADAK
- a CDS encoding DUF3208 domain-containing protein translates to MTTEAGPQGGRTAIRLLQGYLWHPRDLDLDLDAYLPRELDEANVLWDEIDPPFAFFDNGEPSAGQLFYQFTVLRVYDERPSAEELHDDAQAASQALEPLLQATPQGLGWQLMEDLREL
- a CDS encoding antibiotic biosynthesis monooxygenase family protein is translated as MITVTNRIFVSPEYHDQFEARFRDRAGLVDGMDGFIANQVLRPTAEGDPFIVLTFWRDRAAFEAWTQSDAFRQGHARSGSLPQEAFSGPNKLEVHEVVQVSGKVE